The DNA segment GCCGATCGTGAGAAGGGCGGCTTCTGGGTGGCGGCCGCCGCCGTGCTGTTCTACCCGTTGACCTGGATGGGTCGCAGCGACTACCGGGGGGCCGAACGGATTCCGGCGACGGGCCCGGCGCTGCTCGTCATGAACCACGTCTCGCACCTCGATCCGGCCGTGGACGCCGTGTTCGTCCACCGCAATCGCAGGGTGCCCCGGTTCATGGCGAAGGAGAGCCTGACCAAGATTCCCGTGTTCGGCAAGATCCTGCTCGGTTCGGGAGGTATTCCCGTATCGCGGGGTACGTCCGAGGCGGGGGACAGCCTCAAGGCCGCGCACGACACGTTGAGCGATGGCAAGATCGTCCTCATCTATCCGGAAGGGACGATCACCAAGGACCCCGACGGCTGGCTCAAACGCTCCTACACCGGCGTCGCGAGGCTGGCGCTGCAAAATGACGTGCCTGTGATTCCCGTCGCGCGGTGGGGAACCCAGAAAATTTGGAACGGCTACACCAAGAAGTTCCGGCCCTTCCCTCGCAAGACGGTCGTGCATTCCGTCGGCGAGCCCGTCGATCTTTCTGCCTACCGGGCCAAGGAGCCCACCTCCGCCGTTCTGCGCGAGGTGACCGATCTGCTGATGGCCGAAGTCCTCGCGCTGCTGGCCGAGGTCAGGGGCGAACAGCCGCCGTCGAAGCCACCGGCGACGGCCCCTCCGGCCGAACCTGGTGACCAGGACGAGAAAGCCGAGCAGGCAAAGGAAGACGGCGCCTGAGATGACTGTGCAGTCGGTCACGGTGCTCGGTGCCGGTTCATGGGGCACGACATTCGCGAAGGTGCTCGCCGACGCGGGCAGGGACGTCACGATGTGGGCGCGCCGCCCCGAGGTGGCGGCCGAAATCCGTGAGGAGCACACCAACAACGGCTATCTGCCGGGAGTCGTTCTTCCCGGGCGGGTCACGGCGACCGACGACGCGGCGCTCGCGCTGGACGGCGCGCAGGCCGTCGTGCTCGCGGTACCGAGTCAGAGCCTGCGGGCCAACCTCACCGCGTGGCGTTCGCTGTTGCCGCGCGAGGCGATACTGGTGAGCCTCGCGAAAGGGGTCGAACTCGGCACCCTCAAACGCATGAGCGAGGTCATCGGCGAGATCGCGGGTGTGCGATCCGACGACGTCGTCGTGGTGTCCGGCCCCAATCTCGCCAAGGAGATCGCGCGACAGCAGCCGGCGGCGGCGGTGTTCGCGTGCGCGGACCACGACAAGGCCGTCGCGGTGCAGCAGGCCAGTTTCAACTCCTACTTCCGGCCCTACACCAACACCGACGTCGTCGGCTGCGAGCTCGGCGGGGCTTGCAAGAACGTGATCGCGCTGAGTTGTGGCATGGCGGCTGGGCTCGGCTTCGGTGCCAACACGATGGCGACGCTGATCACGCGCGGGCTCGCGGAAACCGCGCGGCTCGGCAGCAAACTCGGCGCCGACCCGTTGACGTTCGCCGGACTGGCCGGGGTCGGCGACCTCGTGGCGACGTGCGCGTCACCGCTGTCTCGCAACAGGACCTTCGGCGAACTGCTCGGCAGGGGCGAGACGGTCGCGATGGCCCAGCAGGCCGTCGGCGGTCAGGTCGCCGAAGGCGTCATGTCGTGTCAGTCCATCAGGGAACTCGCTCGCGGGGTCGGGGTCGACATGCCGATCACGGACGCGATGTTCCGGGTGTGCCACGAAGGGATGAACCCGGCGCGCGTCGGCGCCGAACTGCTGGGGAGGCAGCAAAAGCACGAGTGGTCCTGACCAGGCTGCCTTCCGGGTTCCGTCACGGGGATGCCCGCCGTCAGGCGGCGGCATCCACGGACTGGAATCGGTTTGACGGCGAGCGCCGCTGCTGGTTCGCTTGGCGGCGTGTTGACGCGATCCATGACAGGGCGCCGGGGTGACTCCGACCTCCGGCGCGTCGTGCTCGCACCGTGTCCTTGTGGCCACTGCTGTCCGTGTCGGTGACAACGCCCGCACGCCTGTTTCCCTCGCTTCGCTTTCCCACTCAGCTCTTCAAGGACACCATTTCCATGTTTGCCGTTCCCGAGAACACTGTCAGTACCGCCGTGTCGCCGACCGCCGCGAATCCGCTGCTGCGCCACCCCGTGCGCACCGCGCTGGAGTTCGCGGCCGACAGGGAGCGCTGGCGCAACATCCTTCGCTACGACCCGGACGAGCGGTTCGCCTCGTTGCTCGAACGCACCGCCGACCAGGAGGTGTGGCTGCTGAGCTGGCTTCCCGGCCAGGAGGCGGAACCACACGACCACGGTCTGACGACGGGCGCGTTCACCGTCGTGAGCGGTCAGCTCACCGAGACGGTGACCCGTAAGACCGTCGAAGGCAGGGTGCTGACTGAGGTGCACACGCCCTCGGCCGGTCAGTCTCGCGTCTTCGGGCCGGGCTACGTGCACCAGGTACGCAACACCGGCCCCGATCCCGCGATCAGCGTGCACGTCTACCGGGCAGGCGGGCGCACCATCCGGCCCTACCGGTTGGATCCCGTCGAAGGCCCGCTTCCCGGCACGCCCTAGCTGTATTTGGTGCCTGCGCGGCTCGCGACGTGTTCCGGCACCGGGGTGGAGCGGGGAACGTACTCGGCCGTGACCGGTGAGCCGAAGCCGGTGTGCACCGGAAGTACCCCCGCCCACACGTCCGTCGTGCCGAGGTCTTCCGGTTCCTCGCCGGGGCCCTCCGCCCTCATTTTCACCGAAGCCTCGGCGAGGTCGAGCGCCAGCACGGTCACCGAGGCCAGTTCCTTCGCGCTGGCTTCGCGGGCGTAATTCCATGAACCGGGGGAGAGTTGATCGGTGATGACCTTGAGGCCGTGTTCCTTCTCGGCACCGGCGAGCGGCCTCGCCCTGCCGTGCACGACCGCGCACCGGTAGTTCATGGAGTGATTGTTCAGCGAGCGCGCGTACACGATCCCGTCGAGAATCGTCACCGTCACGCACACGTCGACCCCTTCGGCGGCTTCCCTGAGATTGCCCGCCCCGGTCGAGCCGTGAAAATAGAGTGTGTCGCCGTCGCGGCCGTAGCCGGTCGGCAATACGACGGGAGACCCGTGCAGGACAAGGCCGAGATGGCAGACGAGAGCGTTGTCGAGTACGTCGTAGAGCGCGGACCGCTCGTGGGCGGCGCGGTGTTTCTTGCGGGTCAGCGTGCTGCGCGGGGTGGCTGACAGTGCTGGCGTTTCGGGCATACCGGCACGGTTCCACGATTAATGGCATCCTGGAACGGCCACCATTGAAGAGAAATGGGAGGCCACTTTGGCCGTCATCGACACCGCACTCCCGGTCGCGCTCGACCGTACCTCCGAAACGCCGCTCGCGGTACAGCTCGCCGATGCCCTGCGCGCGTCCGCCTCGACGGGGCATCTCCGTGGCGGCGACCGGCTTCCCTCGACGCGCGCGCTCGCCGACCGGCTCGGCGTGAGCAGGACGGTGACCTCGGCGGCCTACGAACAACTGCATGCCGAGGGCTGGATTCTCGGCAGGCACGGCTCCGGCACCTACGTCACCACCTCTCCTCCCTCCGGCCGTCCCGAGCGAAGGGCCGTCGTCGCGGGCGAGGAACCACCGTCGAACCTGCTGGTGCTCGCGCCAGGACTGCCGTGGGCGGAAGGACTCGACAAGGCGGCGTGGCGCAGGGCGTGGCGCGCTGCCTCGGACACCGCGCCCTCCTGGTACGCGCAGCGTTCGGGACTTCCCGAATACCGCGCCGCCATCGCGGAGCACCTGCTGCGCCACCGTGGGCTCGACGCCGGCACCGAGTCGGTGCTCGCGACGGGAGGAACGACGGCGGCCGTCATCGAACTCGCCGCCGCCGTGCTGCGTCCAGGCGACCTCGTCGCCATCGAGGAACCCGGATATCAGCGCGCGGTGCACGCCTTCCGCAGGGCGGGGATGCGGGTCGTCGGCGCGGCCGTCGACGCGGAGGGGCTGCGGCCGGACACCGTGCCCGACGGCGTGAGGGCGGTGTACTGCTCGCCCGCGCACCAGTATCCGATGGGCGGCAGGATGAGCGCGGCTCGCAGGGTCGAACTCGTCGAAAGGGCCCGGGCCGAGGACTTCCTCGTCGTCGAGGACGACTACGACGGTGAGTTGCGTTACGACGTCGCCCCGTTGCCGTTGCTGGCCGCGCTCGCTCCCGATGTCGTCGCCCACCTCGGAACCACGAGCAAGATCCTCACCCCGACGCTAGGCGCGGGCTGGATGGTCGCGCCTTCCTCGGTGACCTCCGCGGTGCTGGAGTACCGCGAGGTGACGGGGACGAGGCCATCGCACGCGGGGCAGCGGGTGATCGTCGAGCTGGCGCGGCACGGCGATCTCGGCAGGCATCTGCGCAGGCTGCGCAGGGAATTGTCGGAGCGAAGATCCATGCTCGTCGGCGCGTTCGGCAAGGCGGGCATCCCGGTGCTCGGCGACGACGCGGGAGCGCATCTCGTGGTGCCGCTCGCCTCGGCCGAGGACGAGAGAGAGCGGCTCGCGTCGGCGAAGCGCAGGGGTTTGCTGCTCGACGGGCTCGGCAGGCACTTTGCCCGCACCCCTTCCACCTTCGGTGTGGCGGTCGGCTACGCGGGCTGTTCACGGGAGGCGCTGCGGGACTCGCTCGGGGTGCTCGTCGACTTGTTGCGAGTGAAGCCCCGGTAGGGTGACCGGCCATGAGTAGCCGCAAGACGCGAGTGGCCGTTGTGTTCGGTGGCCGCAGCACCGAGCACACCATCTCCTGTGTTTCCGCGGGTAGCGTGCTGGCGAACCTCGATCCCGACCGGTTCGAGGTCGTTCCCATCGGCATCACGAGGGCCGGTGGCTGGGTGCTGGGTACGAGCGATCCGAAGGCGCTGGAAATCCAGGGCGGCGAGCTGCCGACGGTGGAAACGGGCAAGGCACTCGTGCTGGCCGGCGACCCGACGAGCAACGGCGTCGTCAGCGTCGAGCCCGGCAGGGAAACCGAACTGCTCGGCACCGTCGACGTGGTGTTCCCCGTGCTGCACGGTGCTTTCGGCGAGGACGGCACCATCCAGGGGCTGCTGGAGATGGCCGACATTCCTTACGTGGGTGCCGGTGTGCTCGCCAGTGCCGCGGCCATGGACAAGGAGTACGCCAAGAAACTGCTTGCCGCCGAAGGGCTTCCGGTCGGCAGCTACGCGACCGTCCGGCGTGGACGATCCACACTGGACGAGGCGGAACGGGAGCGGCTGGGACTGCCCGTGTTCGTCAAGCCCGCGAGGGCGGGCTCCTCCATCGGGATCAGCAAGGTCACCGCGTGGGAGCAACTTGACGACGCGATCGCGCTGGCGAGGCAGACCGACCCCAAGGTGCTCGTCGAAGCCGCCGTCACGGGCCGCGAGGTCGAGTGCGGTGTGCTGGAGTTCCCCGACGGCAGGGTCGAGGCATCGCTGCCCGCCGAGGTCAGGGTTCTCGCCGAGGGCGCCGACGCCTGGTACGACTTCGAGACCAAGTACCTCGGCGAGGACGCCGAGCTGGACATCCCGGCCAAACTCGACGATTCCATCGTCGAGCGGCTGAGGGAGGCCGCGGTGCGGGCCTTCGGAGCGCTCGACTGTCAGGGACTGGCCAGGGTGGACTTCTTCGTCGGGGGCGACGGCGAGTTGATCATCAACGAGGTCAACACCATGCCGGGTTTCACGACCACATCGGCCTACCCCAAGATGTGGGCCGTCACCGGCCTCGATTACCCGAGTCTGCTCGCCACGCTGGTGGAGACCGCGATCGCGAGGGGAACGGGCCTGCGCTGACCCGCCGGTAGCGGGGGAGCTTTGCTATCGCGGAACGGCAGCAAAGCTCCCCCGCTACCGGAGCCAGTGGGTCAGTCGAACCGGAGCGGCGTTTCCGGCAACGTCGTGCCGACGATGTCGGAGATGAGTTGCAGCGGCCCCGTCCCGGTGTCCGGAGGCACGGTCAGTGCGACGTAGACGGGCCGGTCGATCACGTACCAGGTCGCGGTGCCGTCCTCGGCCGGTACCTGGAGCCAGGTCACGTCGTTGATCGCCCTCGTGTCGGACGTTCGCGTCAGCTCGGGCGGGCGGTCCAGCCCGCACCGCAGCACGACGGGGTTGTCGAAACCCCATGCCGCCGTCGCGTCAGGGGCGGGTTCGGCGAGTTCCCGCTTCGGGAGCGCTTCGCCAGCCGATTCCAGTTCGCGGGGCAGTTCGGCGAGCAGCGAGGCGCACTCCGGCGAATCGGCGTCCGGCGCCGGAATGGACACCAGCGGCAGCGGGCCCCGCTGCGCGGGCTGGTCCTGAGAAGGAGCGGCGGAATCGCCGGAATCTCCGGTATCGCCGGAGGTCAGCCCGAAAAAGCCGACCACGACGGCGAGACCGGCCGCGAGCGCGGCGGCGATGACGATCAGCACACGGGGCGGCGCACCGGTATCGGACACGCCGCCATGACACCACAGGGTCAGAGATGAACCACGGGGCAGGTCAGGGTGCGCGTGATGCCTTCCACATTCTGTACGTTCGCGACGACGAGCTGACCCAGTTCGTCGACGTTGTCCGCGGTCGCGCGCACGATCACGTCGTAGGGCCCCGTGACATCCTCAGAGCTGGTCACGCCGGGAATTCCGGCGATCTCGGAGGCGACGGTAGCTGCCTTGCCTACCTCGGTCTGAATGAGGATGTATGCGTGGACCACGGCGCGCCCCTCCGCGTAGTTGGCTGACGAAAGCTCAAGATAGGACCGTTGAAGAAACGTACCCCAGCTTTGCGGTGCTCGGATATCTGAGCATGTCGGTAGCACTTCAGTAAATCACCGGAGGTGTGTGTGGACGACCACGCGGCGGAAGACAGAACGACGAGAGAGTCCGCCGCCGAAGGCGGTGCCACGGTGGCCTCCGTCGGCGAGTTCGGGTTGATCAGGCAGGTCACCGAGGGCAGGACCCAGCCTTCGACGACCCTGCTCGGTCCAGGCGACGACGCCGCGGTCGTCGCCGCGCCGGACGGCAGGGTCGTCGTGTCGACGGACGTGCTGGTGCAGGGAGTGCACTTCCGGCTCGACTGGTCGAGCGCGGAGCAGGTGGGCCGCAAGGCGGTCGCGGTGAATCTCGCCGACATCGCGGCCATGGGCGCCGTCCCCACCTCGGTGGTCGTCGGCCTCGCCTGCCCTTCCGACACGAAGGCCGCGCTGGTGAACGAACTTGTCGATGGCCTCGCGGCGGAGGCGGAGCGCGCGAGGGTTGGGCTCGTCGGCGGCGACATGGTCACGGCCGACCAGTTCGTGATCAGCATCACGGCGCTCGGCGACCTCGGTGGCAGGGCTCCGGTCACGCGGTCCGGCGCGCGGCCGGGCGACGTCGTCGCGGTGTGCGGGCGGCTCGGCTGGGCCGCGGCCGGTCTCGCCGTGCTCGGGAGGGGCTTTCGCTCACCGGTCGGTGTCGTCAACGCGCAGCGCTTCCCCGAGCCGCCTTACTCGGCGGGGCCCTCGGCGGCGATCGCGGGCGCCACGGCCATGATCGACGTGTCGGACGGGCTGCTCGCCGACCTCGGCCACCTCGCGGAGTCGTCGCGGGTCGGCATCGACGTGCACACCGACCGGCTGCCTGTCCCTCGCAAACTCACCGACGTGGGCTCCGCGCTCGGCGCCGATCCGATGCGGTGGATCCTCACCGGTGGTGAGGATCACGCGCTGGCGGCGACCTTCCCCTCGTTCACCGATCTGCCGGAAGGCTGGCAGCGCATCGGCGACGTATTGATGCCCGACACGGGAATCACGGTCGACGGAGCCCCCTACGAACAGGAAACGGGTTGGGAGCATTGGCGCTGATCGGGTTTGATGGAGGCCGTGGACATTCGCGTTCTCGCCTTCGATCACCCCGACTCCGTGAAGCTCATCGACCTGGTGCAGCAGGAGTACGTGACGCGGTACGGCGACCCCGACGTGACCCCCGTCGATCCCGCCGAGTTCGCGGCTCCGCACGGGATCTTCCTCGTCGGCTACCTCGACGGCGTGCCGGTCGCCTGTGGTGGCTGGCGGGCGCACGACGGCCCCGCGCCCGAATTCCGGAGGGGCGACGCCGAACTCAAGCGCATGTTCGTCACGCTTCCCGCGCGGGGCAAGGGATTCGCCCGCGCGATGCTCGCCGAGCTCGAACGCACCGCTCGCGAGGCCGGCCGGAGGCGATGCGTGCTGGAGACCGGCACCAGGCAGCCGGAAGCCATCGCGCTGTACCGTTCCTCGGGCTACACCGGCATCCCCAAGTTCGGTGTCTACCGGAACGACGCGGAAAGCCTGTGCCTCGCGAAGGAATTCGGCGCGGCGCGGCAGGGGTGAGAGGAAAGGACGGGTACCGGCGATGCCGATCTACGCACTCGGAGACCTGGAACCGGACATCCATCCCGACGCCTACGTCCATCCCGACGCGACGGTGATCGGCGACGTCCGGATCGGCCCGCACGCCTCGGTGTGGCCGCAGACGGTACTGCGCGGCGACAACGGCTACATCGAACTGGGCGCGAGGTCCAACATCCAGGACGGCTGCGTCGTGCACTGCACCCGTGCCGATCCCACGGTTCTCGGTCCCGGTTCGGCCATCGGGCACGCCGTGCACGTCGAGGGCGCCCGCATCGGATCGAACTGCCTCATCGCCTCTGGTTCCGTCGTGCTCAACGGAAGCGTCATCGAGGACGGTGGCATGGTCGGCGCCGGTGCCGTGCTGTCCTACAACGGGCACGTGCCGCCGGGCCACATCGCGCTGGGTGTTCCGGCGAAGATCAGGGAGAACACGTCGTTCGGTGCCGAGCAGATCACGCGCGTGGTCGAGAGCTACGTCGGCCGCGCGGCCAGGTTCAAGAAGGAACTGCGCAGGCTGGACTGAGCAGGCCGGGTGGGGGACACCCGTGCGGGTGCCGACCGCTAGGCTCGCTTGCCGTGACCGCACGACCGCTGACCGACATCATCGACGCGGGCTGGGCACGCGCCCTCGCCCCCGTCGAGGACAAGATCGCCGCGATGGGCGAGTTCCTGCGTGCCGAGGTGGCGGCGGGAAGGAAGTACCTGCCTGCCGGTGACCACATTCTGCGTGCGTTCACGCAGCCGTTCGCCGGTGTCAGGGTGCTCATCGTCGGGCAGGACCCCTACCCGACACCCGGCCACCCGATCGGCCTTTCCTTCGCCGTCGCTCCCGATGTCAGGCCACTGCCCAAGAGCCTGGTCAACATCTACAAGGAGTACTGCGACGACCTCGGCCATCCCGCGCCGTCCAACGGTGACCTGACTCCGTGGACGGAACAGGGTGTGGTGCTGCTCAACAGGGCGCTGACCGTGGCGCCGGGACGCCCCAACTCACACCAGGGCAAGGGCTGGGAAGACATCACCGAGCAGGCCATCCGCGCGCTCGCCGCGAGGGACGAGCCCATGGTGGCCATCCTGTGGGGCAGCAACGCGCGCAAGCTCAAGCCGCTGCTGGGGCAGGTGCCCAGCGTCGAATCGGTGCATCCGAGTCCCTTGTCCGCGCACAACGGGTTCTTCGGGTCCCGCCCGTTCAGCAAGGCCAACGCGCTGCTCGAACAGCAGGGCGCCGCACCCATCGACTGGAAACTGCCCTAGCCCTCGTTTCACGGTCGGCTTGGGTGGCGGTGCCGGTAGCGGAACCCGAGGACGCGCACAGCGAAAGGCCCGGTGGACGATGCGTCCACCGGGCCTTTCGCGGGAAATACTGGGGCGTCTGCCCGAACGATTCAGCCCCTGACGACCTTGCCGGCCTTGAGGCAGGAGGTGCACACGTTCAGGCGCTTCTTCTGGGAAAGCCCGATCTTGGCGTGCACGGTCTGGATGTTCGGGTTCCACCGGCGGTTGGTACGCCGGTGAGAGTGCGAGACCGACTTGCCGAAGCCCGGCCCCTTGCCACAGACGTCGCACACGGCAGCCACGTCGAACACTCCTCGAAGATTGGGGTACAAGAACCCGCCCGGAAGGTTCACCGGGCAACTCGACCAGGGTAGCCGGTGCGCTCCCGGCTTTCGCATCCGGGTCGCTACCCTCGCGGACAACCCCTGACGGTCGATCCCCGGAGTGGAGAAGGATACGCCGTGCTGGCCTTGGACGTGGTGGCGGTGCGCGCGTGGGCCGCCGCGTGCGTGCGGAGCCTGAGCGCGCTGCGGTCCGACATCGACGGCATCAACGTGTACCCCGTCGCCGACTCCGACACCGGCTCGAATCTGCTGCACACGCTCACCGCCGCGAACACCGCGCTCACGCGGGCACAGGGGGTGGAATCCGCGGGCGAGGCGCTGCGGGTGCTCGCCGGTGGCGCGGTCGCCGAGGCGCGGGGCAATTCCGGAGTCATCATGTCCCAGGTGCTGCGCGGGTTCGCCGAGTCGGCGGGCGGGTTCGCCGAGGTCGACGGGGCGCGGCTGGCGGCGGCCCTTCGCGCGGCTGACCGGTTCGCGACGAGCGCGGTGGCCCGCCCCGTCGCGGGAACCATGCTCAGCGTGCTGCACGCCGTCGCCGTCGCGACGCGTGACGCGACGGTCACCGAGGTGGTCACCGCCGCGGCGGAGACGGCGGCCGACGCGTTGGAGGAGACCCCGCACCAGCTCGCCGTACTGGCGAGGGCCGGTGTCGTCGACGCGGGCGGCAGGGGGCTCGTCGCCGTGCTCGACGCGCTGGTGGGCGTCGTGACCGGAGCCGATCACCAGCCGTGGCACGCGGTGGAGGCACACGTGCCTTCGTCGCCGAAGCCGGTGGCGTGGGAGGTCATGTACCTGCTCGCCGACGCGCGGGAGGACGCGCTGCCTTCCTTGCGCAGGGCGTTGTCGGGGCTCGGTGACAGCGTGACCGTCGCGGGCGACGGCGCGGGCAACCACGCGGTACATGTGCACTGCGCCGACATCGGCGCCGCCCTTGAGGCGGGTCTCCTGCACGGCAGGCCGCACAGTGTGCGGGTCGAGCCGCTCATGACACCGGCGCCGGAGGACACGACGCTTGCCGCGGGTGAGCGGGCCGTCGTCGCCGTCGTGCACGGTGAAGGAGTCGCCGGCCTGATCGACGGCGAGGGGATCGCCGTGTTGCGGCTGGCGGCGGGAGAGCAGCCGGAGACCGAGGAGCTGATCGGGCTCATCACCGAAACGGCGGCGGCACACGTCACCGTTCTGCCAGGCGGGGTCGAGCTGACCGCGGCTGCCGAGCGGATCGCGGGCCACCCCACCCTGGAGGGCAAGGACGTCGTCGTGGTGCCGTGTGCCTCGCCGGTTCAGGTGCTTTCCGCGCTGGCCGTGCACGATCCGGGCCGCAAGGTGGGTGCCGACGTCGTCGCGATGGCGGAGGCCGCCGCCGCGACGAGGCGGGGTGATCTCGTTGTGGCGCAAGAGGAATCCATCACCTGGGTGGGCCGAGCGCAGGCCGGTGACGTGGTCGGGCTCGTCGACGGCGAGGTGGTGCTCATCGAGCGGGCCGAGCGCGTCGCGGAGGCGGCGGGTGCCGTGCTCGAACGGATGCTGGTCGTCGGAGGGGAGCTGGTCACGCTGCTCACCGGCGAGGGGGCGCCTCCCGGTATCGAGGAGTCCGTCGCGGCTCATCTGCGGGCCGTGCACCCGGAGGTCGAACTGGTGTGCTATTCCGGTGGGCAGACGGACGCGCTGTTGCTGATGGGGGTCGAGTGACCGAGTTGCACGACAAGCTGACCGGGGTGGTCGGCGCGAAGGCCGCGGGAGCGCTGGCCAAATCGCTGGACATCCACACCGTCGCCGACCTGCTCAGGCACTATCCGCGCCGGTACGCGCGCAGGGGCGAGCTCACCGACATCGCCGGTCTCGAACTCGGCGAGCACGCGACCGTGCTGGCCAGGGTGGAGTCGGCGACGAAGAAGCCGATGCGCCAGCGCAAGGGCTCCATTCTCGAAGTCACCATCACCGACGGCAGGCGGCGGCTGTCCTGCGCGTTCTTCGGCAACCAGGCGTGGCGGGAAAGGGAACTGCGGCCCGGCAAGACCGGTCTGTTCGCGGGCAAGGTGACCGCGTTTCGCAACACCCTGCAACTGGCCAACCCCGAGTACGAGCTGATCGACCCCGACGATGATATGTCCACAATGGACGATTTCCTCGCCGAGATCATTCCCGTCTATCCCGCCGCGCAAGGGATCCAGTCCTGGACCATCGGTTACGCGGTGCGGCAGGTGCTCGCGACGCTGGAGGACGGCGACGACCCGGTGCCCTCCTGGCTGCGCGAGGAGCATCAGCTCGACGATCTCTACGAGGCGTTGCGGCAGATCCACCGGCCGGAGAGTTTCGAGCAGCTCGACTCCGCGAGGGAACGGCTCAAGTGGGACGAGGCGCTTGCCGTCCAGCTCATCTTCGCTCAGCGCAGGTATTCCACGATCTCGCGGCCCGCGCCGTCCTGCCCCGTCGTGCCGGACGGGGTCGCCGCGGCCTTCGACGGGAAGCTGCCCTTCGAGCTGACGAAGGGGCAGCGGGAGGTCGGTTCGGCCGTCGCGGCCGATCTGGCCACTGAGCATCCGATGAACCGCCTGCTACAGGGTGAGGTCGGCAGCGGCAAGACCATCGTCGCGCTGCGGGCCATGCTCCAGGTGGTCGACGCGGGGCGGCAGGCCGCGCTGCTCGCGCCGACGGAAGTGCTGGCAGCGCAGCACGCCCGTTCGCTGCGCGAGATGCTTGGCGATCTCGGCATGGCGGGGGAGCTGGGCGCTGCCGACAAGTCGACCCGTATCACCCTGCTCACCGGATCGATGTCGGCAAAGGAACGCAAGCAGGCGCTGCTCGACGCCGCGAGCGGCGCGGCGGGCATCGTCGTCGGAACGCACGCGCTCATCCAGGATCACGTCTCGTTCGCCGATCTCGCCTTCGTCGTGGTCGACGAGCAGCACCGTTTCGGCGTCGAGCAGCGGGACGCGCTGCGGTCGAGAGGGGCGAACTCGACGAGTCCGCACGTGCTGGTCATGACGGCGACCCCCATCCCGAGGACGGTCGCGATGACCGTCTACGGCGACCTTGAGGTGTCCTCGCTGCGGGAACTGCCCGCTGGGCGTTCGCCGATCTCCACGAGCGTCGTGCCCGTCGCCGAGAAACCGGCGTGGCTCGACAGGGCGTGGCAGCGGGTGACCGAGGAGGTCGGCAAGGGACACCAGGCGTACGTGGTGTGCCCGAGGATCGGCGACGAGCCGCCGTCGGACAAGAGCGACAAGCGCCCAGCCATCGCGGTGCTCGATCTCGTTCCCCAGCTCGAACAGGGACCGCTGCGCGGGCTGCGGATCGGGGTCCTGCACGGGAGGCTGCCGGGCGAGGAGAAGGACGCGGTGATGCGTGCTTTCGCGGCGGCCGAGATCGACGTGCTGGTGGCGACGACGGTGATCGAGGTCGGCGTGAACGTGCCCAACGCGACGCTCATGGCGATCATGGACGCCGACCGGTTCGGGGTGAGCCAGCTCCACCAGTTGCGCGGCAGGGTCGGCAGGGGCAGCGTGCCGGGGTTGTGCCTGCTCGTCACCGAGGCCCTCGACGGTACGAGCACGAGGGCGAGGCTCGCCGCGGTCGAGTCGACGCTCGACGGGTTC comes from the Prauserella marina genome and includes:
- a CDS encoding thiamine-phosphate kinase produces the protein MDDHAAEDRTTRESAAEGGATVASVGEFGLIRQVTEGRTQPSTTLLGPGDDAAVVAAPDGRVVVSTDVLVQGVHFRLDWSSAEQVGRKAVAVNLADIAAMGAVPTSVVVGLACPSDTKAALVNELVDGLAAEAERARVGLVGGDMVTADQFVISITALGDLGGRAPVTRSGARPGDVVAVCGRLGWAAAGLAVLGRGFRSPVGVVNAQRFPEPPYSAGPSAAIAGATAMIDVSDGLLADLGHLAESSRVGIDVHTDRLPVPRKLTDVGSALGADPMRWILTGGEDHALAATFPSFTDLPEGWQRIGDVLMPDTGITVDGAPYEQETGWEHWR
- a CDS encoding GNAT family N-acetyltransferase translates to MDIRVLAFDHPDSVKLIDLVQQEYVTRYGDPDVTPVDPAEFAAPHGIFLVGYLDGVPVACGGWRAHDGPAPEFRRGDAELKRMFVTLPARGKGFARAMLAELERTAREAGRRRCVLETGTRQPEAIALYRSSGYTGIPKFGVYRNDAESLCLAKEFGAARQG
- a CDS encoding gamma carbonic anhydrase family protein, with the protein product MPIYALGDLEPDIHPDAYVHPDATVIGDVRIGPHASVWPQTVLRGDNGYIELGARSNIQDGCVVHCTRADPTVLGPGSAIGHAVHVEGARIGSNCLIASGSVVLNGSVIEDGGMVGAGAVLSYNGHVPPGHIALGVPAKIRENTSFGAEQITRVVESYVGRAARFKKELRRLD
- a CDS encoding uracil-DNA glycosylase, with translation MTARPLTDIIDAGWARALAPVEDKIAAMGEFLRAEVAAGRKYLPAGDHILRAFTQPFAGVRVLIVGQDPYPTPGHPIGLSFAVAPDVRPLPKSLVNIYKEYCDDLGHPAPSNGDLTPWTEQGVVLLNRALTVAPGRPNSHQGKGWEDITEQAIRALAARDEPMVAILWGSNARKLKPLLGQVPSVESVHPSPLSAHNGFFGSRPFSKANALLEQQGAAPIDWKLP
- the rpmB gene encoding 50S ribosomal protein L28 codes for the protein MAAVCDVCGKGPGFGKSVSHSHRRTNRRWNPNIQTVHAKIGLSQKKRLNVCTSCLKAGKVVRG
- a CDS encoding DAK2 domain-containing protein; this translates as MLALDVVAVRAWAAACVRSLSALRSDIDGINVYPVADSDTGSNLLHTLTAANTALTRAQGVESAGEALRVLAGGAVAEARGNSGVIMSQVLRGFAESAGGFAEVDGARLAAALRAADRFATSAVARPVAGTMLSVLHAVAVATRDATVTEVVTAAAETAADALEETPHQLAVLARAGVVDAGGRGLVAVLDALVGVVTGADHQPWHAVEAHVPSSPKPVAWEVMYLLADAREDALPSLRRALSGLGDSVTVAGDGAGNHAVHVHCADIGAALEAGLLHGRPHSVRVEPLMTPAPEDTTLAAGERAVVAVVHGEGVAGLIDGEGIAVLRLAAGEQPETEELIGLITETAAAHVTVLPGGVELTAAAERIAGHPTLEGKDVVVVPCASPVQVLSALAVHDPGRKVGADVVAMAEAAAATRRGDLVVAQEESITWVGRAQAGDVVGLVDGEVVLIERAERVAEAAGAVLERMLVVGGELVTLLTGEGAPPGIEESVAAHLRAVHPEVELVCYSGGQTDALLLMGVE
- the recG gene encoding ATP-dependent DNA helicase RecG, with the protein product MTELHDKLTGVVGAKAAGALAKSLDIHTVADLLRHYPRRYARRGELTDIAGLELGEHATVLARVESATKKPMRQRKGSILEVTITDGRRRLSCAFFGNQAWRERELRPGKTGLFAGKVTAFRNTLQLANPEYELIDPDDDMSTMDDFLAEIIPVYPAAQGIQSWTIGYAVRQVLATLEDGDDPVPSWLREEHQLDDLYEALRQIHRPESFEQLDSARERLKWDEALAVQLIFAQRRYSTISRPAPSCPVVPDGVAAAFDGKLPFELTKGQREVGSAVAADLATEHPMNRLLQGEVGSGKTIVALRAMLQVVDAGRQAALLAPTEVLAAQHARSLREMLGDLGMAGELGAADKSTRITLLTGSMSAKERKQALLDAASGAAGIVVGTHALIQDHVSFADLAFVVVDEQHRFGVEQRDALRSRGANSTSPHVLVMTATPIPRTVAMTVYGDLEVSSLRELPAGRSPISTSVVPVAEKPAWLDRAWQRVTEEVGKGHQAYVVCPRIGDEPPSDKSDKRPAIAVLDLVPQLEQGPLRGLRIGVLHGRLPGEEKDAVMRAFAAAEIDVLVATTVIEVGVNVPNATLMAIMDADRFGVSQLHQLRGRVGRGSVPGLCLLVTEALDGTSTRARLAAVESTLDGFELSKLDLELRREGDILGAAQSGKRSGLKLLSLLADEPVIAGARAVAQRIVERDPSLTEHPGLAGMVSEVIDTERAEYLDKS